In the Ornithodoros turicata isolate Travis chromosome 5, ASM3712646v1, whole genome shotgun sequence genome, CCAACCATGAATGGACGTACGGGACCTATTGAGAAGCCTCGTCATCGACGCATTAGGCATGTCTGACCCTAGTTCCAGTCGTGACAACGGAAAATGAACTATCTTGTGTGCGATCTTGtaaatctgctttctttcttgAATAAGGAGGTAGAAGAATTGacttgttccttttctttttggttACAGTTCTCAGGTTCAGTAGTGGTGTTTCTTCTTCGACTTCCAGACCTGCGACCTCGTCTTCTATCGGGGATAAAACGATTTTAGTGGCATCTTAAGAAGTTTCTTCGGTATAGTGCAAAGCGAGGTTTCTTCCCTGACTTGCAAGGCATTGTCAGAGTCAATGTAGTGTACCTTGGGGTGTACCATTTTTGTGAATCCACCAACACCTGGCTGTGTTCTATCAACTCCCCATTGTTTTGCAAGGAATCGTTTACCGAGGGACAATCTGCAGTAGCTACCGTCGGAGCCTTGCCTGCAAGGTACGCCTTCAGACTATCCCTAGGAGGATTGTGAAGGTCCAATCACTCGAAATCGGCTCCAGAACCAGTTTTGACCGAATCTGATATCGCAGGGTCGTCGTCGGAATGAACTTCTGTTGTCTCATAAAACGATTGGGGTCCGAAACAAGAGTGAAATGATTCGGTCGTCGCATTATCTGTCTTTCGTCTCTAAGAAGGTAACATCTTTTTGGAAGACGATCGGGTGTCTGTGTAACAGGAAAAAGCATCGATGGTTGCAGGGGTGCTTTGATGAGTCTGCAAGCGAGGAACACCCGTAGACTGGAGACCCCGGAAAATTTCTACCGACCCGATGTTCGGAGAACGTATCGCTTATTCGAATTCGCTTACGTGGATCCTTCGAGACAGAGTGTGGAGTTAGAATTCGACATAGGGGGACACATCCGCGTACGTTTTGCCTTTTGCTTCGCCGCCACCCTTTATCGAGAGAAGGAAGCAGCTCCACGGTTTTTATTTCTTGAATAGCGCTGGACGACTGAGAGGAATCTCCGAAAGACACTTGGTCAATGCTGGGGGCTTCCTGCGCCGCCAGAGTGTGTAGCTTCTGCGTAGCTTGAGGAGAGTTCGAGAATACACGGCTCGGACTGTATCAGAAAACGTGCCCGCGTCAACTTCTACTCTGCATTCGTCTCCCTTCGATTCTGCGGACCCAGCTGGCTGCTTTGCGGGTTTGAGAGCTGGTCTATAACTATTCTCATAAGGTGTTCTAGGTCCGTGTTCAAGTTGAAATCTCGCCTTTTTCTCGACGTCTCCGTGCTTTGCGATTGGTGGTCCGCATTCACTTCGGCGTGTTCAATATGCGGCACAACAACATCGCCAGCTTGCTGTTGAGAATCCATAGATGTCGCCATGTTTGGAGTGGTAACTGGGGAGGTCTGTTGCAATGGTTCGACTGATTTCTCAGAAATCTTCGCCCTGTGTGACGTTGTCACTCTAAGTGAAGTATTTGCTGTTGTTGGAGACGTTTCTTGAGAAAGCAGTCGCGTTGCTCTGCGAAGGTCAGATTCCAACGAAGCTATGTCCTCAAAGTCCAACGGTTCGTATGGCACGTGGACGTCGACCACAACCGTGCTCTCATGGGAGGTTCTGGTAGGCCTGGTAGGCCGGATTTCGATTAGACTTTGCATCTGCGGAGAGAGCACGGGCTTTCGAAGTACCATATCTTGTATCTTATCTTTGCAGTCATTGAAAATGCGCTTGATGCCTTTGCTTAACAGGACCATCGGAGGATCATCCGTGTGGCGTTGCCTCCGATAACTACCATGTGGCTCTTCGTCGCTATCTTGGTGTCGACCTTCTTTGCCAATTATGATCCTGGAACAAATTGTGAAGGTATACCGGACTTTGCTAGTCGATTACTCCTCCCTGAGACCAAATAGCTCAACACGGTCTAGTTGAATGTAAACAATATTCCTAGAGGCGTTATGCTTTACGCGCTATGATCTGCCGAAACGTTACCTGGCCACAAGAGCTACAATGCCTCCGATAGCTCCGATGCTCATG is a window encoding:
- the LOC135395942 gene encoding uncharacterized protein LOC135395942; the encoded protein is MHEEVKKKELPRDLTPCNEPFENPNACSEIGNACARSSDPSRLEARQQTVSSKPLRRKAADLEMDAPQLKRPPHIFKTDIQESLQWRMENSAGKRQAREEVLFVHKPTPAPTYYTAKHKTSKRCSDDFDCMRVLGQVCNIEKQGSTGTCQCPDSTPVHVVEHDQPRCVSARLIFEDCADTAECAFLNPYVECVNQICTCSPPNVMKRKDLCIPASASNTTSPAANVFAILLMSIGAIGGIVALVARIIIGKEGRHQDSDEEPHGSYRRQRHTDDPPMVLLSKGIKRIFNDCKDKIQDMVLRKPVLSPQMQSLIEIRPTRPTRTSHESTVVVDVHVPYEPLDFEDIASLESDLRRATRLLSQETSPTTANTSLRVTTSHRAKISEKSVEPLQQTSPVTTPNMATSMDSQQQAGDVVVPHIEHAEVNADHQSQSTETSRKRRDFNLNTDLEHLMRIVIDQLSNPQSSQLGPQNRRETNAE